In Helianthus annuus cultivar XRQ/B chromosome 9, HanXRQr2.0-SUNRISE, whole genome shotgun sequence, the following are encoded in one genomic region:
- the LOC110879216 gene encoding putative NAC domain-containing protein 94 produces the protein MSSLTFMDDQKSFEGDKMDHEVMLPGFRFHPTDEELVGFYLKKKIQHQILPNELIKQVDIYKYDPWDLPSLAPLGEKEWYFYCPRDRKYKNSARPNRVTGAGFWKATGTDRPIYSSSGAKCIGLKKSLVFYRGRAAKAIKTDWMMHEFRLPSVVEPEQNKKIQDKSLPPNDAWAICRIFKKTNSVAQRAISHSWVSAYEDRTSEFVTHSSQFSPENNSCMTDHLCYSVKPTATNSYSDLEAPPYQLVNKPSPFQLPYVDFSTNGFLFSPTDTSQPRVLNLEDARKNCGSMNFGGEQQPLDDFSINHYRENELGNVLMGGFPFGLTSTIAVSDERRLTMAWDSPPSHSASTT, from the exons ATGTCTTCATTAACATTCATGGATGATCAAAAGAGTTTTGAAGGTGATAAAATGGATCATGAAGTCATGTTACCAGGGTTTAGGTTTCACCCGACAGATGAAGAACTTGTTGGATTCTACTTGAAGAAAAAGATTCAGCATCAGATTCTTCCAAACGAGCTTATCAAACAGGTTGATATATACAAGTACGACCCATGGGATCTTCCAA GTTTGGCTCCATTGGGTGAAAAAGAGTGGTATTTCTACTGTCCAAGGGATCGTAAATATAAGAATAGTGCACGACCAAATCGTGTGACGGGAGCTGGTTTTTGGAAAGCTACGGGTACAGACCGACCTATTTACTCGTCAAGTGGTGCCAAGTGCATTGGGTTGAAGAAGTCACTAGTGTTTTATCGTGGTCGAGCAGCAAAAGCGATCAAAACGGATTGGATGATGCATGAGTTTCGGTTACCTTCGGTCGTTGAACCAGAACAGAACAAGAAGATTCAAGATAAAAGCCTTCCTCCAAAT GATGCATGGGCCATTTGTAGGATATTCAAGAAGACAAATTCAGTAGCGCAACGAGCAATTTCTCATTCTTGGGTATCTGCATATGAAGATAGGACATCCGAATTTGTCACACATTCGAGCCAGTTTAGTCCCGAGAACAATTCTTGCATGACTGACCATCTTTGCTACAGCGTAAAACCAACAGCCACTAATAGTTATTCGGATCTTGAAGCTCCACCATACCAACTAGTAAACAAACCGTCTCCTTTCCAACTTCCATATGTAGACTTTAGTACCAATGGGTTCCTCTTTTCACCCACCGATACATCACAACCAAGGGTGTTGAATCTCGAGGATGCAAGAAAGAATTGTGGAAGTATGAACTTTGGAGGTGAACAACAACCCTTAGACGACTTCTCAATTAATCATTATCGTGAAAACGAGCTTGGAAATGTTTTGATGGGTGGATTTCCCTTCGGGTTGACATCCACGATTGCTGTTTCCGATGAAAGGAGGCTTACTATGGCTTGGGATTCACCTCCAAGTCATAGTGCATCCACAACCTAG